Below is a genomic region from Streptosporangiales bacterium.
CGGCGCTCCGCGATTAACGTGTGCCGGACCTCGCCGACCACACGACGTCAGGGGGCCGACCGTGACCTACAGCACGCACCAGCAGAACCCGTGGCAGCAGGGTGTAGTCGCGCCGGGGCGCCCGGCTCCGCCGTGGCTGCGACCGCAGGGCGGACCGTGGGGGCAACCGCCTCCGCCCGCCTTCCCGGCTGCCGGCGCGTACGGCGGTCACCAGGAGGTGCGGCGTCCGGGCACGATCCTCGCCGCGACGATCATGGCCTACGTGGGGGCGGGTCCCCTGATGCTGTTCGGGGCCGTCATCCTTATCGGCTCGCTGAACGAGTCGTTCGTGGAGGGGTTCGCGGGAGCGGCGGGCCTCGGCGCCTCGCCGCTCGCGGACCAACGCATGCTGCTCCTCGGCATGGGTGGCGGCTCGCTGCTGCTCGGACTCGCGGTGACCGTCCTGGCGTTGTTCGCGCAGCAGGGGCGCCAGTGGGCGCACATCACTCTCACCGTCGTCGGCGGGCTCTACACCGTGGTGAGTCTGGCGAGCGTGGGCAACGGGTCGCCGCAGAGCATCCTGGGAGCCACCTATGTCGGCGTCGCGGTCATGCTGCTGTGGATCGGCGGCGCCGGGGCCCGGTACCGCAGTCGGAGGGCGCGTCGGTGACCACGCCTCGCCGCCGCAATCAGGTCAGCAGGCTGCCCGTGAAGCCGAGCGCCGCGGCGATCGCGGGGTACAGCGACGGTCCCGCGACCAGCACCGCGACCGACGGTGGGCCGCCCCGGCCGACGTCGAGCCCGACGGTGGCGCCTGCCTCGGCGGCCACGAGGCCGGCGCCGGCGACGTCCCAGTGGTTCACCTCGTCCTCGTAGAACGCGTCTGCCCGGCCGGCGGCGAGGTCGGCGAGGTCGACCGCACAGGCGCCGGCGCGGCGGATGTCCCTGACCCGGGGGAGCACGGCGGCGACGAGGTTGCCCTGCTCGCCGCGGTGCGCGGCGTCGTACGAGAAGCCGGTGGCCAGGAGGGCCTGACCGATCTCGACCGGGTCGTTGACGGTGAGCCGGGTGCCGTTACGGTACGCCCCGCCGCCCCGCGTCGCGTGGTACATCTCGTCGCGTACCGGAACGTACACGGCGCTTGCGAGGGTGTGCTCGGCGTCCTCGACGGCCACGGACACCGCCCAGTCGTCGCGCCCGTACAGGTAGTTCACCGTGCCGTCGAGCGGGTCGATCACCCAGCGCAGCCCGCTCTCCCCAGGACGGGTGCCCGACTCCTCGGCGAGCACCGCGTCGTGCGGCCTTGCCGCCGCGATCGTGGTCGTCGCGACGTCCTCCGCGGCGCGGTCGGCGTCCGACACCACGTCGGTGGCCGACGACTTCGTCTCGACGGCCAGCGGCCCCTTGCGTCGTTCGAGCAGCACCCTGCCCGCGGCCCGCGCGGCCTCGACCGCCAGCTCGACGAGCTCACTGCTGTCCAGTGCCTCCGCTTGGCTGCTCATGAGTCCTCCAGACGTCTGTCGTCGGGACCGAACAGGTGCAGGTCGTCCCTGCTCAACGTCACCGGCACGGTCACGCCCTCGTGCACGCCGTCGAGGTGACGCGCCTCCACCACCGCCGTCAACGTCATGCCGTCCGCGTCGAGGGTGACGATCGCGCGGGGG
It encodes:
- a CDS encoding inositol monophosphatase; translation: MSSQAEALDSSELVELAVEAARAAGRVLLERRKGPLAVETKSSATDVVSDADRAAEDVATTTIAAARPHDAVLAEESGTRPGESGLRWVIDPLDGTVNYLYGRDDWAVSVAVEDAEHTLASAVYVPVRDEMYHATRGGGAYRNGTRLTVNDPVEIGQALLATGFSYDAAHRGEQGNLVAAVLPRVRDIRRAGACAVDLADLAAGRADAFYEDEVNHWDVAGAGLVAAEAGATVGLDVGRGGPPSVAVLVAGPSLYPAIAAALGFTGSLLT